The following DNA comes from Winogradskyella sp. PG-2.
TAGCAATATTATAATTAACACGACTAAACTGATCCTTAATTATTTCTATTTCAGAGTCAGTGACATAAGTTTTATTGACCTCGATTGCCCGTGAGAAAATGAGTCTAAAAATATTAACACCAAAACTCAATTCTTTAGCTTTAATTAGTGATGTTTCTGAAAATGGTGCATTACCTTGAATAGTTACATTTTCAAAGGAAAGTGTGAGGTCCGGAAAATGGGTGAAGAAAGAAATATTAGAGTCATCAAAACTAAATTGAGAATTGATATTGTCGTTCACAGCAGTTTTTATCTTTGTTGAAATATTATCTTCAAAAATTGAAGGAATGATTAACATTCCCATAAAAACTAATGCTATAAATATTATAACTGATGTTATAAGTTTTCGTAAGATGTTGTTTTTATTAATTACCATTATCTTAAAAAAATAGTTTGAGTAAAAATAAGAATATTGTGTATACAATACTTTAATTCAAGGACTATTCAAATGTGTCTATTCTGTTATTTTAAGGTAAGCTTTAGACGCACAATTATTTGGAATATTTATTTGTTACTAGTTTCAATTTTGATTTATATTTTACTTTCGGCCGTTGATCAATTAATGAAGCACAACGCAGGGCTATGTGAAGCCTCGTTTTGGATTTTAAATATAGCGAATTTATTGCTAATATTTAGAAATACAGATTAAACGTGTACAAATCAATATTATTGAGATTCATTAGCACTTAAACGTTTTAGTTAAGCTGCGTTTTAATGCAGTTTAGGTGTTGTTGTGGTGTCGTTTTTTATTTTTCTTCAAGCCAAACATTTCCCTTTTTGAATGAATATGATTCTGTGGCTTTTACAATAGGGTCTTTAAATTTCGTTGTCCTGTGTGGTTTTTTAGCATTTTTTCATACCGCCTTTTTATCTTCTTCATAGTCTGCTGATTTTGCGTATACTTCTGGGGCGCCTGGTTCACTATTGTCAAAGTTGTCTTGGTCAAGTCTATACTCTCAATTAAAATTTTCAATTTCACTTTTAGCTGGCCATAATTTACGGGGTTCAATTTCTTAAACTTATCAGGTTTGTAAAATGTGTTTTCATAAAAGTCCAAATAGTTTCCAAGAGCACAAACAACTTGAGAACTCGCAAACCTTGGTTCAAACAGCCATATTTTCAAATAATAGTTTTCTCCAAGTTTGTTTAATTCATTTTTCCAAGAATCATTAATTGCAATTAGTCCACTTAAAATTTTGGACTTTGTTTGTCTTGTTGGTTCAGGTTTTTGGCTGCTGGTTAAAGAAATTCCGCTCCAAGGGTGGACTCGAATCTTTGCATAATCTATTTGGTATTCTTTTAAATTGTCCAAGTTGAAATTCTTATGCGTTTCAACCCAATGGTCAATGTCATTATATCTTCTTTTATGTCCGCGAATCTTCTTTGTTTTCAATGTTTCTTTTTAATGCACCATAACGGTTTTGTATAACGTTTGTGACGGTCTGGCGGCTGTGATTCGGCAGAACCAAATTTGCGGTAGCAAATGTTGGGAAGCTGGCGTGAGCCAGCGTGCGATTCAGCAGCACGACAAAGCCGCATCTACGTGTATTCCCGAAATATTAATCTACAAATAATACGGGGATGTTCATCAGGATCGATACTCTTTTGTCTGCTTGATCCATAAAATTGCTTAGTAAAACAATAAAGATTATCTAAGAATAAAACTTCTTTTAATGACCTGTAAAATTGGGTGTAGGCACTCAATCACCGAATCGAAAATTATTGAATAATTTTTCCTGATATTCCTTCTTTCCTTGCAGAACTAATGATACGCTTTTATTCGATGTCTTAGACTTTTGCATCAAGCAAAATGGCTACAATACATTGTAGCAGAGAGCTAAAAAGTTTAATCTATAAATCAAACTGATGGTTTATTCCTAAAATTGCTGGAAGTTTTATTATCTCCTTTTTGGACAAGAAAAGCAAGCTTAAAAATATCCCCCAAGATATAGAAGGTTGATTTTTAAAGTATATGAATGGTATTAGAAATGTTTTTATTGCTACTGAAATCTACAAACGAACAGCTATTTCTATACACAATGAAATTTCAAAAATTCTGAATATTGACGATGATATAACGAACTTCCCTAGTTTCGAATCTTATCTAGACTTAGCAGACAAAAAAAATATTCTTGGAATTTACAAATTAAAGGAATCAACTAGTCCTAAAGCTCCAGAAATCATAGAACTTCGTGTGAATGGCAACATATTGACTGCTTTTTCAGAAAAATATCCTGAATTTAAATATTATTGGCATAATAAAAATACTTTTTTAGGTATGTTAGGTGCTAACATAGTAATGTCTAATATCAAGTTTACTAAATCAAAAAATATAGAGTTTTACTTCTCAGGAGGTAAGAGTGATTTTGCTTATTATACCAAAGTAAAGGACTAATAAAATTATCGAAAATCAATAGTGACCTAAACGTTTAATAAAGAGGAATAAATATTTGTGTGGATATGCAATAAAATTTTAGACTTTAAGTTGAATGACTATGCTGCTTGATTGTTGTTATACATATTTACTTCAAATTCATTTATACCTTATGTAAGAGTGTCTTTTTCTCTTGTTATATTAAGTTTCTATCGAAATAAAAGTAGACAGCTCTGCTTGATTCTTTTGGTCATAATTATGTTTATATGTCCATTCTATCTTCAGGCTTTTAAAGAAGCTTTTAGCTATTGCATTATCCCAACAATTACCCTTTCTACTCATACTTTGTTTTACCAATCCATTATAGTTTTTTAGAATGTTGGTGAATTTACAGCTAGCATATTGAGTTACTCTGTCTGAATGAAAAATCAGTTCTTTAGTAATTTACATAAAAGTTTTAGGCAAGTGATTCTGTCGAGACTTTGATGTGTTGTGATAGGATTTGCAAAGGACTATTTGAGCTATAATTAATTAGGTCAACCATTTATAATTTATTAGATAATAAAATCTTATCTTTTGGATTATCTAGCTTATAATTTCAACAAAATTATTTTTTTGTGATTGGTGTCTTTTTGCTTGAAGTTCCGTTATACCAATTCACAAAAATTATTATTGTAACATAAAATTGTAAAAAAGTCTTAACGTTATTTGTTACAAAATCTAAATTTAGTATTATCATTTTTAACGCTAAATACTAAAGAAACTAGATATCTCAAATTTGAGAGATTTTGTATTAAAATTATTAGGAGTGTTTGTTCAGTTTTTTGCATACTTTTTTAAAAATAATAGCGCTAATATTTTTCTTTTTCGTTAAGAATTAATTAAATTGCAGAATGATTAGTTAATTTATTTTAGCTAACTTTCCCTAGTCTTTTAAAAAATTCTTAATTAGATTACAATTAAAACCAGTTATATTAATGAAGAATATTAAATTAATACAAGACGCAGTAGATACATGGTATATACCCTTAATTTTTGGCCTTATTTTTGTTTTTTTAGGAGTATATTGCACTTTTTTTTCAGAGGACACGTTTTTAACTCTTTCGAAGATCATTGGATACGCTGTTTTGGTTTCAAGTCTTATAGAATTGTACGTAATTCTAGCTCATAAAAAAAAGAAAGTTACTTCTCAAGGAAGCTTAATGTTTGCATTTATTGATTTAGCTATTGCTCTAATTCTAATTTCGAGACCTCAGATTAGCTTTATTGTGCTTTCCATTCTAATAGCTATGGTTGTGTTTGTGCGCTCTATATACACCATATTTCGTTCCTTCGACCTAAAAGCTGTTGGCGTAAATGACTGGTGGCTTGCACTTCTTATGGGGCTTATCGGTATTGCGCTTTCTTACATTTTAATTAATAACCCTAAACTTGCTGGTAAAACAGTTGCATTTTGGATTGGGATCGCTTTTGTAGCGACAGGAGTGTTAAGTGTTTTTATATCTTTTAAATTGAGGAAATTAAGAGCTGTTTCTGATAAAATTGGTTCAGAACTTAGGATTAAATGGGATGCAATTAATGAAGAAATAAATGAGAAATTGAATAATTAATTTGATCTTAAAATTAAATATGATGTATAGTAAATTAGCCAAAAAAAATAAGCTATATACCACAAGGTTTATATTAAGCCTTGTTTTATTGTTTTTTTATAGTATGAGTTTTTCCCAAACATTTACTATGGGAAAAAAGTGTAGAGCCTCCCTAGAGACGGCTCATTCAGCCTTAAAGTCAGAAATGTATAATGAAGCACTGGAATTATTTGGTGCATTTTCCTCAAAATGTAAAACAAAAGATGCTAAAGAAGCTGCTGCCATAGGTAAAGCAGAGGCTTTTAATGGTTTAGAACAATACTCGGATGCAATTGTAGAAGCAGATAAAGCCCTAAAGATTACAAAAGATAAAAGTTTAAATGGTCATTTTCAAAAAGCATTAGCACAGAATAAATCAGGAGATATCGAGGGGTCTAAAACTTCCTTAGAGCGTGTTATGGCACTGACAGAAAATAATCAAAATATATCAGAAAGAGCATCAAACTATGCGCTCATAGCAGCATTATACGAACGTCAGTTAAATGATATTGGTACTGCCCAAGAATATTTGAATAAAGCGAAGCAGCTAGATCCAAAGAATATTAATGTATTAATACAAGAAGGCACAATGTATTCTACTATTAAAGATTTTAATCGGGCTTTTCAAATCTATGATTCAGCTCAGGTCCTAGATCCGAATAATTTAGAATTGGCTACTGCTCGTGTAAATTCTCGACTCCGCATGTTAGAATTTAAGTATGGAACGACAAAAGCACAAGAATTACGTAATAAAATGACAGTAGACGAGAAATCTCTTATTTGTGCAGATTTAAACACTTCTAAAGCACTCGGACTTAATGATATGAACAAGGATTTATTTTTAGCCTTAATATGTAATCAATAAAAATCATATATTATGAAAAAATTAATAGTTTTAAGTTTATCCATGTCTTTGTTTTTTGGATGTGGAGCAATACAAAATATGAAGAAGCAACAAAAAGGGACCCTTGCGGGAACAGCTGGAGGTGCCTTACTAGGAGCTGCGGTTTCTAAAGGTAGTGTTTGGGGTATTTTAGCAGGTGCAGCCGTAGGCGGAGTTGCGGGTAATTTAATAGGGAAGAAGATGGATACGCAAGCGAGAGAATTAACACAAGCAGTTCCAACTGCAGAGGTTAATAGAGTTGGTGAGGGCATCAACATGACATTTGATTCGAGTTTAGCATTTAAAATAAACTCGGCCGAGCTTAGTAGTAGCTATTTACAGGACTTATCAGCGGCAGCACAAGTTTTTAAGAGTTATCCTGACACGAATATACTTATCGAAGGTCATACTGATGATTCAGGGGCTGCAGAGTACAACTACGCCTTATCAGAAAGGCGAGCGAAATCAGTGTCAAACTATTTTATTTCACAGGGCATAAGTGCCTCAAGGTTGACAACAAAATGGTTTGGAGAGACACAGCCAAAGTATCCAAATGATGATGCTAGTAGAGAAAAGAATAGACGTGTTGAACTCGCTATTTATGCAAATGACGCCATGGTTGGCGAAGCAAAAAGCGGTAAACTAGACTAGTTTATGAAAAGTATAAGGGTATTGATCCTATTATCTTTACTTTTTTTTTTCAAAAAATAATGTTTGGAGTCAACATAATTATGAAGAAATAGAATATCATAATGGATTAAAAGGGACGAGTAGGTTGACCATCGGTATTGGCCATACGCACGTATCTGAGGGGAAGATTGATGGGAAAACTGAATGGTTAACACTACCATCATGGGTATTAAATTATGATTATTGGCTCTCCAATAATTGGGCGATAGGTTTACAAAACGATATCGTTCTAGAATCCTTTTTTATCGAAACTGGAGAGGATGAAATTTTAGAACGTTCTTATCCTGTGACTTCGGTTCCAGTTTTATTATACAAGCCAGCTAAACGGCTTATGATTATAGCAGGTGTTGGTGCAGAATTTACACATGAGAAAACCTTGACATTAACTCGATTAGGTCTTGAATATGGTTTTCATTTACCAAATAAATGGGAGGTTGGAGCCGCCCTTGTTTGGGATAATAAGTGGAATTATTACAATTCTTGGGGACTTGCCATTACTATCAGTAGACTATGGCTTAAAGACAAACATTAATTTAACAAATACTTTTATAATGAAATTACTATTATTACTCTTTTTTAGCGCAAATTTGTTCGCGAGTCCTGTATCAAAAGACATCGCAAAAGCCTCAAAACAGGAGACTGCTAAAATTACAACTGAATCGAAGTCAGCAGGAATCTGGCATGACTTAATTACGCCAGATCTCGAAGCATCAAAAGCCTTTTATGGTGATCTTTTAGGATGGACCTTTTCAGACACTAACTTTAAAGGATTGCGTTATACTATTATTTATAACGGAGGAAATGTCATTGGAGGTATGATTGAAATTAAATCCGCTAAAAATGCGACGTGGATCAGTGCTCTACCGCTTGATAATACTACTCTAAGTACAAGAATAAAAGCAGTTATCGCCTCTGGCGCTAAAGCCATACTCCCTCCTATAAAACTTCCTGGGCGAGGTAAGCAAGTAGTTTTCGAAGGACCTTCGGGTGAAGAATTTTCTTTAATTTCTGAGAACGAGTTTACAGTACAATTAGACGATTCTTCTAAAAATGGAAATTGGATTGGGATGGAATTATGGGCAGATAATCCTGCACAAGCCTCTACATTTTATGACAATGCCTTTGGTGTTTCAACAACAAAGAGTACTTACGACAACAAACCGTACTGGACGTTTAATGCAGATGATAAAATTGTCGCAGGAATGTTACAGAACCCTATAACCAATCAAGGGTCACAGTGGGTACCGTATATTCAGCAAAACGACATTAGCGCTATGCTGCCTGCATTAAAGAAGTCAGGAGCTAATATCCTAATGAACCCTAATAAAAACATCAGAGATGGAAAAATTGGTATCTTTCAAGATCCTCAAGGTGCCATATTCGCTGTACAAACACTTTAATACTTATTCAAATCACTCAATTAAAAATAGTTAATACATCATGAAAATAGTAAAAAAATGCCTTCTCGTATGTCTTATAATCTTAGGGTCTGAAATGTTATCTAGCTGTGGTAACGCAAGATGGGGAACCAATGCTGGTGTCAGTATGACTTGGGGTCCTAATGGTCCTCGTGTACGACCACACGTGGATGTTGATCTCTTTAACGGTGGTAGAATACGATAAGTAGAACTCGCGAAAAGTTAATAATTTATTAAATCAAATATTATGAATTTTAAAAAGTAAAAAAAGTAGTAGCTATAGCCTTTGCACTACAAATGATTTTTATGCCAACGTCTTTTGGCTGTACAGGAATTGTTGTTAAAACACAAAACGGAGTCACAATCCCAGCAAGAACAATGGAGTTTGGATTTGACGTTCGCTCTAAATTATTAGTCATTTCAAAAGGAACGACGATAAAATTTCTGAGTTCGATTGATGGTAAAGATGGGTATACTATGAAAACCAAATATGGTTTTGCGGGTATGAATGCTGTAGAAAAGAATATTGTAGTTGATGGTGTAAATGAAGCAGGACTTTACTTAGGCTGTTTTTATTTTGCTGGATTTGCGAACTATGAAAAACTAACTCCGAAAAACCAGTCTACAGCAGTGTCTATCGAAGAATTAGGAAATTATGTGCTTGGAAGTTTCGCAACTGTAGATGAAGTTATAGAAGGACTTCAAGATATAACGCTTGTAGGGTCATTCATCGAAGATATTCAAGGTGAAGCGCCATTTCATTATGCAGTTACTGATAAAACGGGTCGTTCTGTGGTTATTGAATATACGAAAGATGGACTACAAGTATACGAAAACACGGTAAATGTAGTCTGCAACAACCCAACTTATGATTGGCATTTAACCAATTTAAGAAACTACGTGAATTTAGCGCCAAATAACGCTAAAGGATTTACTTTGAATGGAGAAAACTATACCCCGCTTGGTGAAGGCACAGGTATGCTTGGCTTACCAGGAGACTACACCTCTCCTTCTCGATTTGTAAGAGCAACTGCTTTTATTAATACAACACTTCCAAGCAAGAATATAGAAGAAGGCATATTTCGTGCTTTCCATACATTAAACGCTTTCGATATTCCAAAAGGCGCAGTAAGGCAACCTACCCCAACTGGCGTCCATACAGATTACACCGTTTGGACATCGGCTGTGGATACCAAAAATTCAGTGTACTATTATAAAACGTATAAAAACCAAAATGTAAAGAAATTGGTGTTAAAAGATATCTTAGATCAAGCTAATGGCCAAATGTTAGTGATAGAGTCAGAGACACCAAGAATCTACGAAAACGTTGTTAAAGGCTAATAAATAATGAATAAGTTTTTAGTTATAATCATTCTAATTTTGTCTATAGTCTTGGGATGTAAGGAAAACACAAAGAGTTCTGAACCTGATGAATCCCAAACTAAAACAAAATTGTCAACACAACAAACGATTTATTTTGGTGGGGATATCATAACCATGGATGGTAAAGTATTGGAACTTGCAGAAGCTGTAGTGGCGCAAAATGATGAAATTGTATATGTGGGATCCCTCGCTGAGGCTAAAACAGAATTTCCAAAGGCAACAGAACACAATCTCAAGGGCAACACCCTAATGCCTGGTTTGGTAGAGCCTCACGTACATCCTTCATTAGCAGCTACGATGCTACCTAATGAGATTATAGCGCCATATGACTGGGTACTGCCAAACGGAACCAAAAAAGGGGTCACAGGACATGATGCCTACATGGAACGTATTACAAACTCCATTAATGAGAATGCAAAAGAAGGTGAAATGTATTTTATTTGGGGATATCATCAGTTATGGCATGGCGAATTATCACGAGATATGATCAATACCATAACTAAAGACAAGCCGGTTGGGATTATCCACCGCTCGTTTCATGAAATTTATCTTAATGATGCCGCAATTGCCTTGTTAGGTATTACAGAAGCCGACTTTAAGGGGAATCCTCAAGTAGAATGGGAAAAAGGTCATTTTTACGAAGGTGGCTGGTTAGCATTGGTTCCCAAAATGGCCACAATCATGCTTGAGCCTACACGTTACATGAAAGGTCTAGGCATGATGACCCAATTAATCCAACAAAATGGAATTACTACTGTCGCTGAACCTGGTTTCCCAAGTTCTGATTTCGATGGTGAGTTAACGCTTCTCAAAAAGGAAATGTCAAAAGAACCACCATATGACGTGTATCTCATTCCAAGTGGTACGCAATTATTTGGAATGAAAGGCGGTAATAAAGAGGCTATGGCTTTTATGGAAACTTTAGAAAGTGCCTACAGCACAGACAATATCCATTTTTTACCCAAACAAGTGAAATTGTTTTCTGATGGAGCAATTTATAGCCAAGCCATGCAAATGAAAGAGAATTATGACGATGGACATAATGGTGAATGGATGACCCCATTAGATTTGTTCCAAGAACAAATAAGCATGTACTGGAACAATGGTTATAAAATTCACGTACATTCTAACGGTGATAAAGGCATTCAACAGGTCTTAGACTATTTAGTTGAAGATCAAAAAAGAAAACCGAGAAAGAATCATCGGTTTACCCTACACCACATGGGTTACTTTACAGACGATATGGCCGCACAAATTGCAGAAATGGGCATTGAAGGTTCTGTAAACCCCTATTACTTATGGGCTTTAGCCGATAAGTACAGTGAAGTGGGCTTAGGAAAAGACCGAGGAGAGAACTTAGTACGCATAAATAGTTTAGTGAAGCGTGATGTGCCAGTATCATTTCACTCTGACTTTTCTATGGCGCCTATGGAGCCATTAACACTTGCTTGGACCGCTGTAAACCGAGTAACCTCTCAAAACAATGCGTTTTCTCAAGACCAACGTATTTCAGTCTATGATGCAATGCGTGCCATAACTATAGATGCGGCACGTACGCTTAATTTAGAAAAGCAAATCGGTTCTATAGCTGAAGGGAAACGCGCTAATTTTGTGATTTTAGATAAAAGTCCTTTTACAATAGACCCTATGGAAATTAAAGATATAAAAGTGTTAGCAACAATTTTTGAAGGTCGCTTTAATATCATTAAATCGAATAACCTTAGAGCGAGATAAATAATTTAACAAGTGCAAATAATAAAACTTATTTGTTGATGTAAAAACCATTAAAAATTCAACCTAACAATATTAAATTTTATATAAATACAGATAAAAATGAAAAAAATGAAAGACTTATCCACATTAGTACTGCTGTTGGCTGTGCTATTTATAGGCTGTAAGGACAACTCAAAAACATCTTCAGAAGATGGAACATCTGCCGTTGCCGAACCCTACAAATTACAACAAACTGTCTACTATGGTGGTGATATTGTCACTATGGCTGGAGAGACGCCAAACTATGTAGAAGCAGTTGTACAACGCGAAGGCCAAATTATTTTTACGGGGTCTAAAGCCGATGCTATGGCGCGTTTCGAGGGTAAAGCAGACTTAGTCGATTTAGAAGGCAAAACGATGCTTCCTGGATTTATAGATGGCCATGGTCACGTTTTTAATGTAGGCTTACAGGCTGTTTCTGCCAACCTTTTACCGGCGCCAGATGGTGACGCAAACAGTGTTGAAGCCTTACAAAAAATTCTCAAAAAATGGATTTCTGAAAATGAAAACTTTATTAAGACTACCGGTTGGGTTATTGGATTTGGATATGACGATTCACAACTGGACCGCTACCCTACCAAAGAAGATTTAGATGCTATTTCTACGGAAGTCCCAATCATTATTATACACCAATCGGGTCACCTTTCCGTTGTAAATTCAAAAGGACTTGAAATGGTAAAATATAATGCTGAGACTAAAGATCCCAAAGGCGGTAAAATAAGACGTGTTGATGGAAGTAATGAGCCTAATGGTGTCTTAGAAGAAGTTGCTCACTTTATGGTATTACTTACTGGTGTGCTACCTAATATGACCCCAGAATTGCAAGACGATATGCTTGTTAAAGGTCAAAATCTCTATGCTTCATTTGGATATACTACTGCTCAAGAAGGTCGTAGTACACCAGATGGTTCCGCTACTATGGAACGTGCGGCAGAAAAAGACGCCTTAATACTAGATGTTGTCTCGTACGTAGATATACTAAGTAATAGAAAGGGTGCAGATTCTAAATACAAAGGAAAAACGTATACCAATAAATACAGAGTGGGTGGTGTTAAATTGAACCTTGATGGCTCACCACAAGGAAAAACCGCCTGGTTATCTCACCCTTACCACATTGTACCTAGTGGAGAACCAAAAGATTACCACGGGTATGAAAGTATGACCGATGAGGAAGCCTACAAACATGTTGCTGACGCTTATGAGAACAACTTGCAAATTATGTCACATTGCAACGGGGACTCCGCTATTGACCAATACATTAAAGCCGTTAAAAAAGCAAATGCCGAATTTGGTAATGATGATCGTAGAACTATAATCATACACGCACAAACCGCTAGAGAAGACCAATTAGATAGTTTTGTAGAAGAAAAAA
Coding sequences within:
- a CDS encoding tetratricopeptide repeat protein, which produces MGKKCRASLETAHSALKSEMYNEALELFGAFSSKCKTKDAKEAAAIGKAEAFNGLEQYSDAIVEADKALKITKDKSLNGHFQKALAQNKSGDIEGSKTSLERVMALTENNQNISERASNYALIAALYERQLNDIGTAQEYLNKAKQLDPKNINVLIQEGTMYSTIKDFNRAFQIYDSAQVLDPNNLELATARVNSRLRMLEFKYGTTKAQELRNKMTVDEKSLICADLNTSKALGLNDMNKDLFLALICNQ
- a CDS encoding amidohydrolase, which gives rise to MNKFLVIIILILSIVLGCKENTKSSEPDESQTKTKLSTQQTIYFGGDIITMDGKVLELAEAVVAQNDEIVYVGSLAEAKTEFPKATEHNLKGNTLMPGLVEPHVHPSLAATMLPNEIIAPYDWVLPNGTKKGVTGHDAYMERITNSINENAKEGEMYFIWGYHQLWHGELSRDMINTITKDKPVGIIHRSFHEIYLNDAAIALLGITEADFKGNPQVEWEKGHFYEGGWLALVPKMATIMLEPTRYMKGLGMMTQLIQQNGITTVAEPGFPSSDFDGELTLLKKEMSKEPPYDVYLIPSGTQLFGMKGGNKEAMAFMETLESAYSTDNIHFLPKQVKLFSDGAIYSQAMQMKENYDDGHNGEWMTPLDLFQEQISMYWNNGYKIHVHSNGDKGIQQVLDYLVEDQKRKPRKNHRFTLHHMGYFTDDMAAQIAEMGIEGSVNPYYLWALADKYSEVGLGKDRGENLVRINSLVKRDVPVSFHSDFSMAPMEPLTLAWTAVNRVTSQNNAFSQDQRISVYDAMRAITIDAARTLNLEKQIGSIAEGKRANFVILDKSPFTIDPMEIKDIKVLATIFEGRFNIIKSNNLRAR
- a CDS encoding amidohydrolase is translated as MKDLSTLVLLLAVLFIGCKDNSKTSSEDGTSAVAEPYKLQQTVYYGGDIVTMAGETPNYVEAVVQREGQIIFTGSKADAMARFEGKADLVDLEGKTMLPGFIDGHGHVFNVGLQAVSANLLPAPDGDANSVEALQKILKKWISENENFIKTTGWVIGFGYDDSQLDRYPTKEDLDAISTEVPIIIIHQSGHLSVVNSKGLEMVKYNAETKDPKGGKIRRVDGSNEPNGVLEEVAHFMVLLTGVLPNMTPELQDDMLVKGQNLYASFGYTTAQEGRSTPDGSATMERAAEKDALILDVVSYVDILSNRKGADSKYKGKTYTNKYRVGGVKLNLDGSPQGKTAWLSHPYHIVPSGEPKDYHGYESMTDEEAYKHVADAYENNLQIMSHCNGDSAIDQYIKAVKKANAEFGNDDRRTIIIHAQTAREDQLDSFVEEKIWPSFFPMHTFYWGDYHVNSVLGKERAYKISPTNTALKKGLKFTSHHDAPVALPSSIRVLSATVTRMSRSGAVIGPEERVTTYQGLKALTDWAAYQHFEEATKGTIEKGKVADFVILDKNPLKIDPLELENLNVVATYKGGKAIYNK
- a CDS encoding linear amide C-N hydrolase, yielding MPTSFGCTGIVVKTQNGVTIPARTMEFGFDVRSKLLVISKGTTIKFLSSIDGKDGYTMKTKYGFAGMNAVEKNIVVDGVNEAGLYLGCFYFAGFANYEKLTPKNQSTAVSIEELGNYVLGSFATVDEVIEGLQDITLVGSFIEDIQGEAPFHYAVTDKTGRSVVIEYTKDGLQVYENTVNVVCNNPTYDWHLTNLRNYVNLAPNNAKGFTLNGENYTPLGEGTGMLGLPGDYTSPSRFVRATAFINTTLPSKNIEEGIFRAFHTLNAFDIPKGAVRQPTPTGVHTDYTVWTSAVDTKNSVYYYKTYKNQNVKKLVLKDILDQANGQMLVIESETPRIYENVVKG
- a CDS encoding VOC family protein codes for the protein MKLLLLLFFSANLFASPVSKDIAKASKQETAKITTESKSAGIWHDLITPDLEASKAFYGDLLGWTFSDTNFKGLRYTIIYNGGNVIGGMIEIKSAKNATWISALPLDNTTLSTRIKAVIASGAKAILPPIKLPGRGKQVVFEGPSGEEFSLISENEFTVQLDDSSKNGNWIGMELWADNPAQASTFYDNAFGVSTTKSTYDNKPYWTFNADDKIVAGMLQNPITNQGSQWVPYIQQNDISAMLPALKKSGANILMNPNKNIRDGKIGIFQDPQGAIFAVQTL
- a CDS encoding HdeD family acid-resistance protein yields the protein MKNIKLIQDAVDTWYIPLIFGLIFVFLGVYCTFFSEDTFLTLSKIIGYAVLVSSLIELYVILAHKKKKVTSQGSLMFAFIDLAIALILISRPQISFIVLSILIAMVVFVRSIYTIFRSFDLKAVGVNDWWLALLMGLIGIALSYILINNPKLAGKTVAFWIGIAFVATGVLSVFISFKLRKLRAVSDKIGSELRIKWDAINEEINEKLNN
- a CDS encoding OmpA family protein, translating into MKKLIVLSLSMSLFFGCGAIQNMKKQQKGTLAGTAGGALLGAAVSKGSVWGILAGAAVGGVAGNLIGKKMDTQARELTQAVPTAEVNRVGEGINMTFDSSLAFKINSAELSSSYLQDLSAAAQVFKSYPDTNILIEGHTDDSGAAEYNYALSERRAKSVSNYFISQGISASRLTTKWFGETQPKYPNDDASREKNRRVELAIYANDAMVGEAKSGKLD